The Anas platyrhynchos isolate ZD024472 breed Pekin duck chromosome Z, IASCAAS_PekinDuck_T2T, whole genome shotgun sequence genome includes a window with the following:
- the FAM169A gene encoding soluble lamin-associated protein of 75 kDa isoform X6: MERNEVPFLCHGSNDYAKILWRKGEAIGFYSVKPKGSVSRSFASMCYQLPVLDTAFVRKKHRGKDLGLMMLEDYVDSFTEDALGLRYPLSTFMCTACKQYFEKYPGDHDLLYEAEGVGLWFQRTSIATVLKREELRTKEASAKERVSVQTEDQIASNAADSEASEQMTELEPQLTIDSQKGRESLNVLANTSEDPGVALISIRTRSSRLKHPRTGKNSQDSGPETSQGDEESAHYVSHRRLEVRANLFEHFEALSEEPEENVDESNEETITENEDQSVSEIELHISPSEKVSEKEETPSESLNGEVAENTGKTSLMAEEETANEALGGESKLQSESQGEEPVTLLVPFILESPAKPSEDTVSDKAVNANDSEALTEESTSVEKEGLEEDQQESEKKKSSTENAVASATKEEPSDNGLPNNVITEAAGESVSENVSPKTASSVEDQNEEAGHNSQDAPDTLGQSSLIVVELEGVSFQQSSGQEGQKNQLEEHLEESADQYTQTAAERAADSSSEEAEIEVPIVDRRNLRRKAKGYKGPPKKKGKPA; the protein is encoded by the exons atggagagaaATGAGGTCCCATTTCTTTGTCACGGCAGCAATGACTATGCTAAGATCCtgtggagaaaaggagaagctATTGGATTCTATTCTGTTAAACCTAAAG GAAGTGTTTCTAGGTCTTTTGCTAGTATGTGTTACCAGCTTCCAGTGCTAGACACGGCATTTGTGAGAAAGAAGCATCGTGGGAAAGACTTAGGGCTAATGATGTTAGAAGACTATGTGGATTCCTTTACTGAAGACGCTCTTGGCCTACGGTACCCACTGTCAACCTTCATGTGCACAG CTTGTAAGCAGTATTTTGAGAAGTACCCTGGGGATCATGACCTTTTGTATGAAGCAGAAGGAGTTGGATTGTGGTTCCAGAGAACATCCATTGCCACTGTATTGAAAAGGGAAGAGCTCAGAACTAAAG AAGCCTCTGCGAAAGAAAGAGTGAGTGTCCAGACAGAGGATCAGATTGCCAGTAATGCAGCAGACTCTGAAGCAAGTGAACAGATGACTGAACTAGAACCACAACTAACT attGACTCTCAAAAAGGCAGAGAATCATTAAATGTCCTTGCGAACACATCTGAAG accCTGGTGTTGCACTCATTTCTATTCGGACACGAAGCAGTCGTTTAAAACATCCcaggacaggaaaaaatagcCAGGATTCTGGACCTGAAACTTCCCAAGGAGATGAGGAAAGTGCTCATTATGTGTCACACCGCAG GCTAGAAGTTCGTGCCAACCTATTTGAACACTTTGAAGCCCTTTCAGAAGAACCTGAAGAGAATGTTGACGAAAGCAATGAGGAAACGATCACTGAAAACGAGGACCAGTCTGTATCAGAAATTGAGTTACATATATCGCCATCTGAGAAAGTGAGTGAGAAGGAG gAAACTCCATCTGAATCTCTTAATGGTGAAGTAGCAGAAAACACTGGGAAGACCTCACTTATGGCCGAAGAGGAAACAGCAAATGAAGCTCTAGGTGGTGAATCGAAATTGCAGTCTGAGAGTCAAGGAGAAGAACCTGTAACACTGCTCGTTCCATTTATCCTTGAATCTCCAGCAAAACCTTCAGAAGATACTGTATCAGATAAG GCTGTAAATGCAAATGATTCAGAAGCACTAACTGAAGAAAGTACATCAGTAGAGAAGGAGGGTTTAGAGGAAGACCAACAAgaatctgagaagaaaaagtCATCCACTGAAAATGCAGTTGCTTCAGCAACAAAGGAAGAACCCTCAGACAATGGCCTACCAAACAATGTGATAACTGAAGCAGCAGGAGaatctgtttctgaaaatgtgtCACCCAAAACAGCTTCCTCAGTGGAAGATCAAAATGAGGAAGCAGGGCACAACTCACAGGATGCCCCTGATACCTTAGGTCAAAGCTCTTTGATAGTGGTGGAACTGGAGGGTGTTTCTTTTCAGCAGTCTTCTGGACAAGAAGGACAGAAGAACCAGTTGGAAGAGCACTTGGAAGAGTCTGCTGATCAGTACACACAGACAGCAGCAGAACGGGCTGCTGACAGTAGCTCTGAGGAAGCAGAAATTGAGGTACCCATTGTGGATCGGAGAAATTTGCGAAGAAAGGCCAAAGGTTACAAAGGTCCTCccaagaaaaaaggaaagccagcttaa